GTCGATGGTGGACGGCAGCTCGAAAATCGCTTCCCTTTATCGCGTCGCACTGCCGCTGGCTCTGCCTGGCATCGGGGCGGCCGCAATGTTTACGTTTATGCAGACCTGGATCGATTTTATCCTGCCGTTAACGATGCTGTTTAATGAGGACAAGTTCCCTTTCAGCGTCATGTTGTATAAATTTGTCGGCGATCCCATTATGGGGACCAATTACGGCGTCCTGTTCGCCGCTGCCGCTCTCGGCACCATACCGACCTTACTGATCTTTGCTCTGCTCCAGCGCTTCTTCGTTCAGGGGCTTACAGCCGGAGGCGTTAAAGGCTAATCATGTGAAATTGTGAAAATGACGGAGGAATGAATATGACGGAGCTGACAATCGCGATTGCACAGATGGACAGCAAAATTATGGACAAGGAATATAATTTGCAAAAAGCGGAAGCCTTATTGGATCAGACGGGAGGCAAAGCGGACGTCATTTGTTACCCGGAGCTTTTTACGACCGGCTACAATTTCGATTTGATCGGAGATGCCTTTTATGAGTTGGCGGAAACGATCCCAGGTCCGACCGTCGAACGGTTGGCGAACAAAGCCCGCACCTATGGAACAGCCATTATCGGAACGATCGTGGAAAAGGACGGGAACCAGGAAGGCGTGCTTTATGATACAACTTTTGTCATCAATGAAAAGGGCGAATATATCGGGAAGTATCGAAAAGCGCATCTGTATCCGACAGAACATCAATATTTCCGCAGCGGTTTGGATTTTCCCATATTTGAGATTTGCGGGGTAAAAACGGGCATTGCTATCTGCTATGATCATGCATTCGGAGAAATGTTCCGGGTGTTGGCCTTGAAAGGAGCCCAGGTTATCTTTATCCCTTCGGTCATCCCGAAAGATTTCGAATACCTGCTGGATTTGCGGACGAGAGCCCGTGCCCAGGACAATCAAATCTTCACGGTAGCCGTTAACCGGGTAGGTTCGGAAGCAGGTATTGTCTATTGCGGAAACAGCAAGATCGTCAATCCCAGGGGCGACGTGATTTGTGAAGCAGGAGATGAGGAAGAAGTAGTGACAGCCACGATCGATCTTTGCGAAATCGCAAGAGAACGGAAGCAGGAGATGAGCTTGCGCAGCAGAAGACCGGAGCTGTACGGAATATTGGCACAGCAAGCATAATTGAATGCGGTAAAATGGAGGAATTCCTTTGTCTATTTCATCCCTTGAGTTCATGCGTTTACCTGACACACAAAACCGCAAGCCTCTGGATGTGGGATGCGGGCAGCTGTCCGCGAGCATCGGAGAGGACGGTTGCATCCGTTCGGTGAATCACGTCCATCCGCGACATGGATTTATCACACTGGAACCGGCAGAACCATTTCCAAACGATAAATGGTATGACAGTGAATATGTTCGTCTATATCGCAGACGTTTAATAGATCAACCGCGCATTTCAGAAGGCACAACCGGATTCGGAATTCTGCCGAAGAGTTCAGATTGGAAGCAAGAGTTTTTTTTGGCCATGAATCATTTCCCGCTGATCCGGTTCCAAAGGAAAACCATTGAAATCAATGCTGTATATATCCCTTTTCATCATAATGGGATGAGCGGCATGATTGAGCAGCTTACAATCACCAATTGCGGCGGCAAACCGGAGTCCGTTCCTTTGGCGATTGGCGGCACATTCAGCCTTCACCGGTGCAGCTACGGACAGTTGACGGAAGGCGGACCGATCCCGATTCCGCCAACGGATCTTGCTTTTGTGGCCGCTAACAACAGCCTGACAATTACCAATCTGAATCTGCCAGCTGAGGCGAGCCTGTATTTCTTTAACGGGGCAGACCCGCTGGAATTGCAGCCGATGGAGAAATTAGCGAACCGCCCGGTAACTTATATACACGAGACAGAATTGATTTTAAACAACGGGGAAAGCCGCGAGCTTACGATGCTTTGCCTGATTTCAGAGGAAGCAGGAGAACCGGCAGTTTTCAGCTTTGACGAAATTCAGGCTTGGAAAAATAGGGCATGGGAAGAGACGCCGAGGCTGACAACGGATGGCCGTTTGGGTGCGGAGAAGCTCATCATTCACAGGAATATCGGCTACATCCTGTCCTGCTGCTCCGTCCCGGTCGATGATGAGTCTGTGTGCATCATTACCGATCATCAGCTTCTGCCTTTGTCGTGGAATCGGGATTCCTATTATATGATGCGGCTGCTGCTTGATTCGGAGCAGCACGCACGCTATCTGTATGAGGGTTCCTACGTTCCCGTATTCAAAAATCAGGTACAGCGAACCGTCAAGGGCCATCTATTGTGGATGTTCGAAAAAGCCGTTCGTCCGAACCGTTATTGGGGCCGCGCCTACCTGACTAACGGATTTTGCAAGGATGATGTATTTCAACTGGATCAGCAGTGCTATCCCCTGCTTCAGCTGTGCGATTATTACGACAGGTTCCGGGATCGCCAAACGATTGTAAGACTAATGCCCAAGATTCACGAAATACTGGATATGATCATGGAATACAAGGATACGGAACGATGGCTATTTCAAACCGGGGAAACGCCGGCGGATGATGAAGTTACATACCCGTATCATTTTTCAAGCCAGGTGTTGGTATGGCATACGCTGAAGTCGCTGGCAAAGCTGAATGAAACCTTTTCTTTTACAAACCTCGAGCTGTTGGAAATTGCCCAGTTGGTTAAACGCGATACCCTGGATTGTTTTGTTGCGCCGCATGGTGGCAGGGAACTGTTTGCTTATCTTTCCGATTTGAAGGGAAGCTTTCAGCTTTACCATGATGCGAACGATCTTCCGACGGTTTATGCTCCTATCTGGGGATTCTGTCATTCGAATGACCCGAGATGGATGAATACGATGGAGTTTGCTTTTTCGAAGGAGAATAAGAGAGGCTTTTACGACGGGGAATATGGCGGACTCGGTTCCGTCCACACCCCTCACCCTTGGCCATTGGGAGACGGGCAGGAGCTTCTGTACAGCTTGCTGATCGGAGACGTCAGGCGTAAGCAACAGGTTCAGCGCAAATTGGCGAGGATCGTCCAGTGGGACGGACTTTTTCCTGAAGCAGTAAACGAGCATACGGGGGATGTTGAATCAAGGCATTGGTTTTCATGGCCGGGTGCATTTATATCTTCCGTATTTGTTCATTCCCTTTGCGAGTGAAGATCCGCTGACAAGGGGACCCGAGTGGCTGCGTTTGCTAGCCCGCTGCATATAGAGCGAAATTCTCATACGCCTGCGCCCGCTCATAAAAGCGCGCAAGGAGTGGATCTCAAGATTGAGAAGCAGCAAGATCTACCGCAATTAAATATGAGAGTACACATACTTCAAGAAACGAACTTACTCTTTTTTCGGTAAGTTCGTTTTTATAAGCTGATTTGAGAACTCTTCTGGAGCAATCGGTTAAAAGGGATAATAAAGTAAATTTGATAAAACTTTCATCTTGTTATTAGTTATAAAACCATGGTATATTACTAATCCGGTCGCAAACAGCGTTGCGGTGAGCAAGCTGGAAGAAACTTTCACTTGCAAGAAGTGATTCAATCATGATATATTCTTATTCCGGGCACAAAACAGTGTCACGGTGAGCAAGCTGGAAGAAACTTTCACTTGCAAGATATGATTTGAATGTGGTATATTATTATTCCGGTCGCTTTTTTACTGAGTAGATCGATATGAATAGTTTGATCTTTGAAAACTGAACAACGAGTGAGTGGGAATTCGCTTCTGGCGAGTTCCAAAAAAGATGGATTTCACAGCGTGCTTCACGCTTTTGAAATGCCATCGTGAGAATGCAAATTCTCGTCAGATGTTTCAAAATGAGCTTATCGCTCTATCGATAAACTTTTCGGATGGTTATTTTCTCGGAGTGATCCGGGTGGTAACCTCGCGAAAAAACCTTATTGGAGAGTTTGATCCTGGCTCAGGACGAACGCTGGCGGCGTGCCTAATACATGCAAGTCGAGCGGAGTCCTTTTGAGAGCTTGCTCTCAAAAGGACTTAGCGGCGGACGGGTGAGTAACACGTAGGCAACCTGCCCCTTGGACTGGGATAACTACCGGAAACGGTAGCTAATACCGGATAAGACCTTCTGGTGCATACCGGAAGGCGGAAAGGCGGAGCAATCTGCTACCAGGGGATGGGCCTGCGGCGCATTAGCTAGTTGGTGGGGTAACGGCTCACCAAGGCGACGATGCGTAGCCGACCTGAGAGGGTGAACGGCCACACTGGGACTGAGACACGGCCCAGACTCCTACGGGAGGCAGCAGTAGGGAATCTTCCGCAATGGGCGAAAGCCTGACGGAGCAACGCCGCGTGAGTGATGAAGGTTTTCGGATCGTAAAGCTCTGTTGCCAGGGAAGAACGTCTTGTAGAGTAACTGCTACAAGAGTGACGGTACCTGAGAAGAAAGCCCCGGCTAACTACGTGCCAGCAGCCGCGGTAATACGTAGGGGGCAAGCGTTGTCCGGAATTATTGGGCGTAAAGCGCGCGCAGGCGGCTGTTTAAGTCTGGTGTTTAAACCATGGGCTCAACCTGTGGTCGCACTGGAAACTGGGCAGCTTGAGTGCAGAAGAGGAAAGTGGAATTCCACGTGTAGCGGTGAAATGCGTAGAGATGTGGAGGAACACCAGTGGCGAAGGCGACTTTCTGGGCTGTAACTGACGCTGAGGCGCGAAAGCGTGGGGAGCAAACAGGATTAGATACCCTGGTAGTCCACGCCGTAAACGATGAGTGCTAGGTGTTAGGGGTTTCGATACCCTTGGTGCCGAAGTTAACACAGTAAGCACTCCGCCTGGGGAGTACGGTCGCAAGACTGAAACTCAAAGGAATTGACGGGGACCCGCACAAGCAGTGGAGTATGTGGTTTAATTCGAAGCAACGCGAAGAACCTTACCAGGTCTTGACATCCCTCTGAATCGTCTAGAGATAGGCGCGGCCTTCGGGACAGAGGAGACAGGTGGTGCATGGTTGTCGTCAGCTCGTGTCGTGAGATGTTGGGTTAAGTCCCGCAACGAGCGCAACCCTTGACTTTAGTTGCCAGCAGGTGAAGCTGGGCACTCTAGAGTGACTGCCGGTGACAAACCGGAGGAAGGTGGGGATGACGTCAAATCATCATGCCCCTTATGACCTGGGCTACACACGTACTACAATGGCCGGTACAACGGGAAGCGAAACCGCGAGGTGGAGCCAATCTTATAAAGCCGGTCTCAGTTCGGATTGCAGGCTGCAACTCGCCTGCATGAAGTCGGAATTGCTAGTAATCGCGGATCAGCATGCCGCGGTGAATACGTTCCCGGGTCTTGTACACACCGCCCGTCACACCACGAGAGTTTACAACACCCGAAGTCGGTGGGGTAACCCGCAAGGGAGCCAGCCGCCGAAGGTGGGGTAGATGATTGGGGTGAAGTCGTAACAAGGTAGCCGTATCGGAAGGTGCGGCTGGATCACCTCCTTTCTATGGAGAATCGTTTCCCGAGCGGAAACATTCAAATCGGAAGCTAAGCTTCCAAAACTCAGGTTTAGGCCTGTTGCTCACTCGTTGCTCAGTTTTGAGAGCTCAAACTCTCAATCTTGATCCTTGAAAACTGGATACCGAAACGAAAATTGCGTTTTAGAACATCTTTTAGCTGAACTTGTGTCAAGCGATTGATCAAGTGAAGTGAATAGTGGTTCATGATTTTCCCTAACGGGAAAACATGTGGTTAAGCTACTAAGAGCACACGGAGGATGCCTAGGCGCCAGGAGCCGATGAAGGACGTGGCGAACAACGAAAATGCCTCGGGGAGCTGTAAGCAAGCGTTGATCCGGGGGTGTCCGAATGGGGAAACCCGGCTGTGGTAATGCACAGTCACTCCTACCTGAATTCATAGGGTAGGTGGAGGCAGACCAGGGGAACTGAAACATCTAAGTACCCTGAGGAAGAGAAAACAAGAGTGATTCCGTCAGTAGCGGCGAGCGAACGCGGAACAGCCTAAACCAGGGAGCTTGCTCCCTGGGGTTGTGGGACGTCTCACATGGAGTTACAAAGGAACAAGATAGGTGAAGAGGTCTGGAAAGGCCCGCGATAGAGGTAAAAGCCCTGTAGCCCAAATTTGGTTCCCTCCGAGACGGATCCCGAGTAGTGCGGGGCACGTGAAACCCCGTATGAATCCGGCAGGACCATCTGCCAAGGCTAAATACTCCCTGGCGACCGATAGTGAAACAGTACCGTGAGGGAAAGGTGAAAAGCACCCCGGAAGGGGAGTGAAATAGTACCTGAAACCGTGTGCTTACAAGAAGTCAGAGCCCGTTATAGGGGTGATGGCGTGCCTTTTGTAGAATGAACCGGCGAGTTACGTTTAACGTGCAAGGTTAAGGCGAGAAGCCGGAGCCGCAGCGAAAGCGAGTCTGAATAGGGCGACTTAAGTACGTGGGCGTAGACCCGAAACCGTGTGATCTACCCCTGTCCAGGGTGAAGGTGCGGTAACACGCACTGGAGGCCCGAACCCACGCACGTTGAAAAGTGCGGGGATGAGGTGGGGGTAGCGGAGAAATTCCAATCGAACTCGGAGATAGCTGGTTCTCCCCGAAATAGCTTTAGGGCTAGCCTCGGTGATTAACAGTACTGGAGGTAGAGCACTGATTGGGTGCGGGGCCCGCAAGGGTTACCAAGCTCAGTCAAACTCCGAATGCCAGCTACTGATGCACCGGGAGTCAGACAGTGAGTGCTAAGATCCATTGTCAAAAGGGAAACAGCCCAGA
This region of Paenibacillus sp. URB8-2 genomic DNA includes:
- a CDS encoding carbon-nitrogen hydrolase family protein, which translates into the protein MTELTIAIAQMDSKIMDKEYNLQKAEALLDQTGGKADVICYPELFTTGYNFDLIGDAFYELAETIPGPTVERLANKARTYGTAIIGTIVEKDGNQEGVLYDTTFVINEKGEYIGKYRKAHLYPTEHQYFRSGLDFPIFEICGVKTGIAICYDHAFGEMFRVLALKGAQVIFIPSVIPKDFEYLLDLRTRARAQDNQIFTVAVNRVGSEAGIVYCGNSKIVNPRGDVICEAGDEEEVVTATIDLCEIARERKQEMSLRSRRPELYGILAQQA
- a CDS encoding glycoside hydrolase family 125 protein, whose protein sequence is MSISSLEFMRLPDTQNRKPLDVGCGQLSASIGEDGCIRSVNHVHPRHGFITLEPAEPFPNDKWYDSEYVRLYRRRLIDQPRISEGTTGFGILPKSSDWKQEFFLAMNHFPLIRFQRKTIEINAVYIPFHHNGMSGMIEQLTITNCGGKPESVPLAIGGTFSLHRCSYGQLTEGGPIPIPPTDLAFVAANNSLTITNLNLPAEASLYFFNGADPLELQPMEKLANRPVTYIHETELILNNGESRELTMLCLISEEAGEPAVFSFDEIQAWKNRAWEETPRLTTDGRLGAEKLIIHRNIGYILSCCSVPVDDESVCIITDHQLLPLSWNRDSYYMMRLLLDSEQHARYLYEGSYVPVFKNQVQRTVKGHLLWMFEKAVRPNRYWGRAYLTNGFCKDDVFQLDQQCYPLLQLCDYYDRFRDRQTIVRLMPKIHEILDMIMEYKDTERWLFQTGETPADDEVTYPYHFSSQVLVWHTLKSLAKLNETFSFTNLELLEIAQLVKRDTLDCFVAPHGGRELFAYLSDLKGSFQLYHDANDLPTVYAPIWGFCHSNDPRWMNTMEFAFSKENKRGFYDGEYGGLGSVHTPHPWPLGDGQELLYSLLIGDVRRKQQVQRKLARIVQWDGLFPEAVNEHTGDVESRHWFSWPGAFISSVFVHSLCE